In the genome of Dermacentor andersoni chromosome 3, qqDerAnde1_hic_scaffold, whole genome shotgun sequence, one region contains:
- the LOC126524238 gene encoding sulfotransferase 2A8-like, with product MPGRRPYRQVIDGVPRCPLVVPAVFRKSLSFRAAKGDVVQSTYPKSGTHWLQYITQLIVNGGKPVSSYGEFTRNHRAIEYVETDGWESPLPVRLFLTHQPHSRESMNEEAKYIYIARNPWDVCVSQFRMTTDLSYFHFEDGTFEEFFESFIEGDLGFGSYFDHVASAYTTKDDPNFFFVTYEELKKDTRGTVLRLASFLGERYERALLENSQTLLNILEWCKPEHMRNVIVFNLKESETPEWNDLYAKINITSKEGYGGDKTKYALVKEAKVGSWKEYFTPYLLARLEKKIQEEGDKACFMEIWEDIRKQAFKLSRASSEYRDFSLP from the coding sequence ATGCCAGGTCGCAGGCCCTACCGCCAAGTCATCGACGGTGTACCGAGGTGCCCTCTGGTCGTTCCAGCAGTATTTCGTAAAAGCCTCTCCTTCCGCGCTGCCAAGGGTGACGTCGTGCAGAGCACCTACCCCAAAAGTGGGACCCATTGGCTTCAGTACATAACACAGTTAATCGTCAACGGAGGAAAACCCGTCAGCTCCTACGGCGAGTTCACCCGCAACCACCGGGCAATCGAGTATGTGGAGACTGATGGCTGGGAGTCGCCTCTACCTGTGAGACTGTTTCTGACGCACCAACCGCACAGCCGTGAGTCTATGAACGAGGAGGCCAAGTACATCTACATCGCTCGGAACCCATGGGACGTCTGCGTCTCGCAGTTTCGCATGACCACAGACCTCAGCTACTTCCATTTCGAGGACGGCACATTCGAAGAGTTCTTTGAATCTTTCATCGAGGGAGACTTGGGCTTTGGGAGCTACTTTGACCACGTGGCGTCAGCGTACACCACCAAAGACGACCCAAACTTCTTCTTCGTCACTTACGAAGAGCTCAAGAAAGACACTAGAGGCACAGTTTTGAGATTGGCTAGCTTTTTGGGTGAGAGATACGAGAGAGCTCTGCTTGAAAACTCGCAAACGCTACTGAATATCCTTGAATGGTGCAAACCAGAACACATGAGGAATGTCATCGTGTTTAATCTCAAAGAAAGCGAGACACCGGAATGGAACGATCTATATGCTAAGATTAACATTACGAGCAAGGAAGGCTACGGTGGAGACAAAACAAAGTACGCTTTGGTAAAAGAAGCCAAAGTGGGAAGCTGGAAGGAATACTTCACGCCTTACCTGCTTGCCCGTTTggagaagaaaatacaggaagaAGGGGACAAGGCATGTTTTATGGAGATATGGGAAGATATTCGAAAGCAAGCGTTCAAGCTATCCCGCGCGTCTTCAGAGTACCGGGACTTTTCGTTACCTTAG